Genomic DNA from Candidatus Sulfurimonas marisnigri:
AAAATAGCCACAAAAACAATCCCGTTAATAGTACCCTTTCTGTTTGTCGCTGAAAATGGCATAAAAATCCTTATTAATTGATAAGCGAATTATATCAAAATATATTCTCTTCTATTGAACCTCTATTTTAAGCGGTGCTTGAATCCATTTCTCATCTCTCTCCTGCGCCTCTTTAACTTCTTTTATCAAAACTCTTAGCGGGTCTATGCTTTTACTCTGAACCAAATACTCCTTAATGCTCAGGGCTCTCTTCTTAGCTAAATCTTTCAACTCAATTAGAGATACTATCTGCAACTCTATACATCTAGCTGCTAACGCTTTTTGATACTCAACATCAAATATATCCTCTTTTTGATAGCTCTTTTTTAGTTCACTTTTAAAGCCTATGAAAACTTCTTTACCTGCTGATTCTATATAGATATCTTCTAATATTTTAAGTGTCACAATAGTGTTAGTATCTTTTTTATCACCTCTTTTTGCAACCTCATCTCTCAATTTTTTAGCTTGAATCTCTTTTTTATCTTTTTCTTTGCTGTAGCTTCCATAAATTCCCAATAATAATTTAGGCTTCTTTATCAGTATTTTAGCAATATTATCCAGTTTTTCTTTCTCAGGAGGCAATATAACAAAATTAGCAACTTCAAATTCAACATATTTTAAATCATCACCATTAAGTCCCATAGCTGCACCTAAAAAATTAAATGGAGACGCTACTGCTTTAATTATGAGGTTACCTAGAGTTTTTAAAACAAGGGCTCCATATTTAAAATCTGGCGCATCCATATTACCATCCACCGGCATATCTATATCTATAGTACCATCACTGTCTTCAAGCAGTGCTATTGCAAAACTAAGTGGCAGCTTTGTAATATTTTCATCCTCAATTGCATCCCCTAGCTCGATGCTTTTTATAATTACTCTATTTTTACCAAGCAGTTGTGAATCAGATATTTTGTACCCTAAGTCAAGAAATAATTTACCTTTTTCAATCTTATACCCAGCAAACTGAGCACTGTAACCACTAAAAGAGTCAAGACTCAAGTTTCTAAAATTAAAATCTATATCTGTAAAAGATCTTGTATTTGATGGCTCTAAACTCCCTTTTAGTTTTGTTGAGCCATACTTATCAACTTCCCCATCAATATCTATATAACTTATTTCTCCCTTACTGTTAGAGATTCCATAAATATACCCATTAAGGTCATGAATTGATGTCTGAAACTTTATTGGAAGAGAAAAATCAGAAAAATTAGCTTTCCCATTTGATACATTTAGTTTCATGATTTTAATTGGAAATTTGTTTTCAACTTCAGCAGTGGAACTGTTTGTATCCCTTACATTTGTAAATTTTTCATCCTTTTTTGGTTTTGATAGTTTTGCAAAATTTAATACTTTTCTTTCATCTATTTTCGCATCAACATAAAAAGAATCAAGATTTACCTCATCGATATATAGCTTATTTGGAAACAGATTCAGAGTAAAAGATTTTAGTTGTGTTTTATCAAAAGTCACCAGAGTGTCACCGCTTCTGCTATCGGAGAGTTTAAACGTTTCAATTTTTAATCCTCCATCAACAAGAAGTTCTCCATCTTTACTTTGCGGCGAGTATGACACATTGCTCTGCAAACTCAAATAGCCATCATCAATTTTAGCAAAAACAGACTCCTGCAGATAAGGCGTGAACTCTTTTAAAGAGAGTTTTTTGATTGAGAAATTTCCATTTTGCGTAAGAGGGGTATGTGTTACACTCCCTTTTGATGAAATTGACCCAGCGCTGTTTACTCTTAATGAAGCGTCGTATTGAAGCTGGCTATTCTCTTTTGAATTTATATTAAAAACATTTATATTTATACTGTTTAGGTTTATACTTGTTCTATTTTCTAGGCTTTTGTCTATAAAATTTACCGCAGACTTTGTTAACGATACACTATCCAATCTAACACTCCATGGAACTGCCTCAGCAATAGGTCTATCTATCTTATCTTTTTCAGACTTAGCCTCTTTATTTTTAAACAACTCTGCCCAGTCGATAGTGCCATTTTCATCTCTTTTTACCTTTACATGTAAAGAATCAAACACTATTTTTTCTACATGTACCTTTTGAGCCATTGGCTTTATTGTAGCGCCCTCTACATGTAGAGATTTTAAATTTAGAACATCTTCTGGTTTATCCTTTGGTTTAACTCTTAGATTTTGTAAGTTCATACTAAAATCATTTATGCTCGTAGAGTTTAAATCATCAATATTCACAAAATATTTACCAGAAAAAGAGAGCTTGCCATCTGCTACTTCTATCCCTGTTTTATCTTGTATATATCTCCATTGGGTGTAAAGTTTACTGGCTTCAAAATTCACATTTCCTTCAAGCTTAAGTGGTTTGAGAGCTGTAATCTTAGTTTTAATATTAACACTACCACCATCACCTAAGGTTGAATGAAACCTTACTAAAGCCCTGCTTGACTCTGACTCATCTGTATCTATATTCTCAATATTTAGGCCTATATCATATAAAGATAACTCAAACTTTTTTGCTATTGTGTAGTCTTCATAGTCTAAACTGCCACCCTCAATAGAGACTCTATCGACTATTATTCTAGGTAATTGTATTTTCTCGTTTTTTGTTTCTTGTGTACTAGCTGGTTTAATTATTTTAGAGAGGTTAAATGTTTTATCTTTATAGTAAGCAAATGAAACCTTTGGATTTTCGAGTACTATATGCTTTACATGTAGCGCTAACTTAAACAAAGAGTGTGGTTCTAAATCTATCTCTAATAACTCAAAAGAGAGAAGATGTTTGTCATCCAAACTTTTTAGTTCTACACCGTTAAGTGCTATCTTAAATAAAAAAGGATTTAAGTAAACACTCTCTATGGATAGTTTAGAATTTGTCTCTTGCCCGATAAGTCGTACAATTTTAGGCTTTAAAAAGTACGGCAGAACTAAAAAACCAAGCAATGAATAAACAACTAAAATAGAGAGTATGATTTTCTTTAACATAGATAGACCTCTGAAAAATTATATTTTTAAGTCTACCCTATTATGTTTTAAACTGGTGTTATTTAGCACTCTTAATTATATCTGCTCTTGGATATGTAAAAGTTGATGGTTTTAATATAACTATCTCATCCTCATGACCAATGGCAAAGGCGCGAATTGTAATTGGTATAACAGTATCATGTCTGCCATCACCGCTCAAAACATCATAGGTTCTTAGAAGAACTATTTTCTTTTTCCTAACATTTGGAACCACAGTGAACTCTTCTTTAGGTCTTACTATCTCCAGTTTACCTTTTATACCCTCTGGCAAAATTACATCAAAATAGAACTTCATATCTTTAGAGTTAGTATTTTGTATCAAGAACTCATAAGCGTTGTCAACTCTGACTTTTCCATCAGCCATCTTTTCAACTGAGTAAAGACGGTTTTCCTTGTTTACATTTAGGAGCATATGCTCTTTTTTGCTCCCCATAACACCCATAAC
This window encodes:
- a CDS encoding DUF748 domain-containing protein — translated: MLKKIILSILVVYSLLGFLVLPYFLKPKIVRLIGQETNSKLSIESVYLNPFLFKIALNGVELKSLDDKHLLSFELLEIDLEPHSLFKLALHVKHIVLENPKVSFAYYKDKTFNLSKIIKPASTQETKNEKIQLPRIIVDRVSIEGGSLDYEDYTIAKKFELSLYDIGLNIENIDTDESESSRALVRFHSTLGDGGSVNIKTKITALKPLKLEGNVNFEASKLYTQWRYIQDKTGIEVADGKLSFSGKYFVNIDDLNSTSINDFSMNLQNLRVKPKDKPEDVLNLKSLHVEGATIKPMAQKVHVEKIVFDSLHVKVKRDENGTIDWAELFKNKEAKSEKDKIDRPIAEAVPWSVRLDSVSLTKSAVNFIDKSLENRTSINLNSININVFNINSKENSQLQYDASLRVNSAGSISSKGSVTHTPLTQNGNFSIKKLSLKEFTPYLQESVFAKIDDGYLSLQSNVSYSPQSKDGELLVDGGLKIETFKLSDSRSGDTLVTFDKTQLKSFTLNLFPNKLYIDEVNLDSFYVDAKIDERKVLNFAKLSKPKKDEKFTNVRDTNSSTAEVENKFPIKIMKLNVSNGKANFSDFSLPIKFQTSIHDLNGYIYGISNSKGEISYIDIDGEVDKYGSTKLKGSLEPSNTRSFTDIDFNFRNLSLDSFSGYSAQFAGYKIEKGKLFLDLGYKISDSQLLGKNRVIIKSIELGDAIEDENITKLPLSFAIALLEDSDGTIDIDMPVDGNMDAPDFKYGALVLKTLGNLIIKAVASPFNFLGAAMGLNGDDLKYVEFEVANFVILPPEKEKLDNIAKILIKKPKLLLGIYGSYSKEKDKKEIQAKKLRDEVAKRGDKKDTNTIVTLKILEDIYIESAGKEVFIGFKSELKKSYQKEDIFDVEYQKALAARCIELQIVSLIELKDLAKKRALSIKEYLVQSKSIDPLRVLIKEVKEAQERDEKWIQAPLKIEVQ